One stretch of Arachis hypogaea cultivar Tifrunner chromosome 20, arahy.Tifrunner.gnm2.J5K5, whole genome shotgun sequence DNA includes these proteins:
- the LOC112783419 gene encoding O-fucosyltransferase 10, translating into MKSKTHSHGGNGHDTDGASATGGGGGGGGSSSSPSPPPSPRRHSSISHCRRRLRPVKSISSRSLGTLAAGIMTRRSLRYFFLLPLLYISGLLMCVGPFSAFIGGPPLPGSVYRSHEVFRHLWPAMESDNSSAIVLSSVWKYKRKLREHKACPNLSALHHDQIASPGLNGFLIVEANGGLNQQRSAICNAVAVAGLLNAILVIPHFEFHNVWKDPSEFGDIYNEDHFISTLDGYVKVVKELPEALMEKHNYNISNITNIRVQAWAPVSYYLGVVYPILQSEGVVRIAPFANRLAMSVPPHIQYLRCLTNYKALRFSSSISMLAKKLVNRMIEKSSRSDGKYIAVHLRFEEDMIAFSCCIYDGGKAEKLEMESAREKGWRGKFKRKDRIILPNLNRVEGKCPLTPLEVGMMLRGMGFDNNTSIYLASGKIYHAERYLTPLKMMFPNLYTKESLATSDELAPFMGYSSQLAALDYTVCLFSEVFVTTQGGNFPHFLMGHRRFIYDGHSKTINPDKRKLVLLLDDVDISWRTLKEEMEDMLSESDRKGIMVPRVRKINRKTSIYMYPLPECRCLQQSMADQIDQIRNSE; encoded by the exons ATGAAGTCCAAGACGCACTCCCACGGCGGGAATGGACACGACACTGACGGTGCTTCCGCCACTGGAGGCGGCGGAGGAGGAGGCGGGAGTAGTAGCTCTCCAAGCCCACCACCCTCGCCGCGGCGTCACTCCAGCATATCCCACTGCAGGCGTCGGCTCCGGCCGGTCAAATCAATATCGAGTCGGAGCTTAGGAACGCTCGCGGCCGGCATCATGACCCGCCGGAGCCTCCGATACTTCTTCCTGCTGCCTCTCCTCTACATTTCTGGCCTCCTCATGTGCGTCGGTCCTTTCTCCGCCTTCATCGGTGGCCCTCCCCTTCCCGGCTCCGTTTACCGGAGTCACGAGGTCTTCCGGCACCTATGGCCGGCGATGGAGTCTGATAATTCTTCCGCCATTGTG TTGTCTTCTGTGTGGAAGTACAAAAGGAAGTTGAGAGAGCATAAAGCATGTCCAAATTTGAGTGCTTTGCATCATGATCAAATTG CATCTCCTGGCCTGAACGGATTTTTAATTGTGGAGGCCAATGGTGGTCTTAACCAGCAACGCTCTGCG ATTTGCAATGCTGTGGCCGTGGCTGGGTTGTTGAATGCAATACTAGTTATTCCGCACTTTGAGTTCCACAATGTGTGGAAAGATCCAAG TGAATTTGGGGATATATACAATGAAGATCATTTTATATCCACGCTTGATGGTTATGTGAAGGTCGTTAAAGAACTTCCCGAGGCACTAATGGAGAAGCATAACTACAATATCAGTAATATTACTAACATCAGAGTTCAAGCTTGGGCTCCTGTCAGTTATTACCTGGGAGTTGTTTATCCAATCTTGCAAAGTGAAGG GGTTGTCCGAATAGCTCCATTTGCCAACCGTTTGGCAATGAGTGTCCCCCCACATATTCAATATCTAAGATGTCTTACTAATTACAAAGCATTGAGGTTCTCTTCTTCAATATCAATGCTGGCTAAGAAGCTGGTTAACCGAATGATTGAAAAGAGCTCAAGGTCAGATGGAAAATATATTGCTGTGCATCTTCGCTTTGAGGAG GACATGATAGCATTCTCTTGTTGTATATATGATGGAGGAAAGGCAGAGAAATTGGAAATGGAATCAGCTCGAGAAAAAGGATGGAGGGGGAAGTTTAAAAGGAAAGATCGCATCATTTTACCTAACCTTAATCGTGTCGAAGGAAAATGCCCACTAACTCCTTTAGAG GTTGGAATGATGCTCCGTGGCATGGGATTTGACAACAATACGTCAATATATTTGGCTTCTGGGAAAATATATCATGCCGAGAGATATTTGACTCCTTTGAAAATGATGTTTCCCAATCTGTATACAAAGGAATCCCTTGCAACATCAGATGAGCTTGCTCCTTTTATG GGCTATTCCTCTCAGCTGGCTGCACTTGACTACACAGTTTGCTTGTTTAGTGAGGTTTTTGTCACAACTCAAGGCGGTAATTTCCCTCATTTTCTGATGGGCCATAGAAGATTCATCTATGATGGGCATTCCAAGACCATTAACCCTGACAAGCGCAAGCTTGTTCTTCTTTTGGATGATGTGGATATTAG TTGGAGAACTTTAAAGGAAGAGATGGAAGATATGCTCAGCGAGAGTGATCGTAAAGGAATCATGGTACCCAGAGTTAGAAAAATTAACAGAAAAACTTCAATCTACATGTACCCCCTACCAGAATGTAGGTGCCTACAGCAGTCTATGGCTGATCAAATCGATCAGATCAGAAATTCCGAATAA